The following nucleotide sequence is from Acaryochloris thomasi RCC1774.
CCAACAACATTAAACAGGCCGAACAGCTCAAGGCCAGCGGCATGGCGCGTCGTCACTATCGTCACTGGGTCTTTAGTCGCGCCCGTCAACCCTGCTTTATCTGTCAAACCCCGGTCATCAAAGAACTTTCCAGCGGGCGTCGCTACTATTACTGCCCCCAATGCCAGCAGAAGTAGTGGCTTACTCAAAAATTTTCAACCCACTATCTACCCGCCCCGATGGGGACAACAGCTTTCAAGCAGGGCGTCAGCCTCCTGTCTAGGTCAAGGACAGCTTATGATAGTTCAGGCTCCACACCATTGAGCCGTCGATCAAGAGGTCTCGCTAGCGATGTCCATGCAGCTCCGTGTCTACGTTCCGCCTCACCCGCTCGTCAAGCATTGGCTCGCCATGGCGCGGGACAAAAATACCCCTGGCATCCTCTTCCGAACCGCCATGACAGAGCTGGGGCGCTGGCTGACCTATGAAGCCATGCGAGACTGGCTGCCCGTCATCGAAACATCAGTTGAGACACCTCTCGGCCCCGCAGCCGCCACCATCATCAACCCAGAGACGCCCATCGCTGTTGTCCCCATTCTGCGGGCAGGGCTGACGCTACTAGATGGGGCGCAACAGGTTTTGCCCCGCGCAGCTACCTACCACTACGGTCTAGCGCGGAATGAAGAAACACTGCAGCCTTACTGTTATCTCAACAAGCTGCCCGCCACTTTCGCCCCAGAGACCCGAATTTTAATTAGCGAACCCATGCTAGCCACAGGGGGGGCGATCATGGCTACGATGCAGGAACTAACCCAGCGCCAAGCGAACCCAGAACTTGTTCGCATTATTTCTGTTGTTGCAGCCCCTCCCGCGCTTCAGCAGTTGGGGCAGACCTACCCCGGCCTCCAGATCTACACCGCCACCATCGACGAAGCCCTCAACGACCAAGGCTTCATTGTGCCGGGGTTAGGAGATGCAGGCGATCGCGCCTTCGAGACCTAAAGGAGGCTAAAGAAATACAGTAGCCTCAGCCGAAAGCTGAGGTTAATCGCTAAGCTAGGAACAGGCCGTTAAAGGATAAGCCGATGAGCAGTGACAACGATCGATTCGGGGGCGGTTTCCTCGCCGGGAGCATTTTCGGAGGCATCACCGGAGGGCTGCTAGGTGCCTGGATTGCCACCAAATTGAGCAATCGCCTCACGTCTGAACCGCAAACGGATGAAAGCGATGATCCAAGCACCCCCCAATTCAGACCTCCCGTCTTCATGGGCGGTAGCGATTTAGAAATGGAAGACGCCCGTCAGAGCCTTGAAGACAAAATCTCTCAACTTAACTCAGCTATTGATCAAGCCCGTGAACAACTGAGTGAAGTGAACGGCAATGCTTCAGATTAATTGTTAGCTGAGTGCGTCTATTGCCCAAACCTTCTTATTCTTTTTAGAAGCGTAGGCATCCCAGGCAATGACATCAGCTAAACTTTAGATACTGCTCGTCATTCGAAACAAACAGCCAACCATGGACCCTATTACTCTAATCATTACGTCTTTAGCGACCTTCGTGCAGATATATCTATATCTGCTGATCGCTCGCGTGTTATTGAGCTGGTTCCCAAATATTAATTGGATGAACCCACCTTTCTCAATTCTTAGCCAGCTCACCGATCCATATCTGAATATTTTTCGATCAATTATCCCTCCCCTCGGCGGCATTGATCTATCGCCAATCCTAGGATTTTTGCTGCTTCAGGTTCTTCAAGGTGCCTTAGTTAGAATCCCTTATATGATTTAGTGACCGGCTAACAGAAAAATGCATCTTGAGCATTCGCTTTTCTTCTGCACTCTGAGAAGCACTAACGAACTTTCGCGGCGAACCCGCTTGCTTTGAACTGCTCAAGCTGTAATGGGGGCTTAAGACCCTCAGGAACGCTAATTCTAAGTTCAAAGGTTCCCACCCCCGGGTCTACCTCATTGATAGAGCCTAGGCGAGTGCGGTTCTCCATGACCGGGTTGTTATTCGTGTCATAGATCCGGCCAAAAACATCAGCATCTACTACAGGGCTGTTAGAGGGGTTCTTTGTCGTCCCAGTAATCAGGAAGCAGTTGGCAAGTCTTAACGTCGGCCCTCCGCTGGTAACGGTCCCTTCACCCACTTTGTCTGGGCACAGATCGGCAGACAGATCCGTCAGCTTGATTTGGGTCACGGCTTGGGCATCAGGACTGGTAAAACCACTCACACATAACAGGAAGAGGGCCAGCATCGAGCTGAGTAGGGAACGCCAAAGTAGAGTGATGTTTAATCGCATAGGTGTTCGTCAAATAACATTCTCAACAATCGCACATTATCTTTGTGCTTTTGAATCCTGTGTAACCTCAGTTAACGCTCTCTTGAGGAATCGGGAGACAATAAAAAAACAAAAAGAGGTGGAGAATAATTGCCACCTCAAGTATTCTATCGCTATCTGCTAGCTCTAAAGAGCAGAGCCAGTCAAACTATCAGAGTTGCGGTTTGACTGGTTAATGTTTTGACTAAGGAGCCGAAGCACCGCAGGGATCTTCTTTCGCGCCACAAGGATCTGCAGCGGCACCACAGGGATCTGCAGCAGCACCACAAGGATCTGCAGCACCATCAGTCTCCGCAGGTGCATCAGTAGCAGGCTCAGAGCAGCTCGTAACCAATGCTCCTGAACCCATTAGAGAAACAGCGGCAACCATTGCCATGTAATTAACTTTCATAATTCTCTCCGTTGATTAAAGAATCAAATGAACCAAACACACCGAAGTTGCGGCTTTATCCTGGCAATCATAGCAATGAGTTACCGAGTTTGGCGAGAATCATGGTCACCGCCAAGATCTTTGTAGGGGCGAACTCAGCACTGGAAACAGTTCAAGTCTAGTAATATCGGCGATCTGCAACATCACCTTCTTTTATATAAGTTGTGGAGTAAATAGACACCTTATTTCTCTTCTTTAGTTTTTTCAGGGACTGGGATACTTTGAGGTAATTCATACAAAGTGTGCTGCTCTCAGTTAAAACTTATCTGATCGTCAGGACAAAATCATCCTTGCCCTTTTAGATGGGGGATGGAAGATTAATGATAATTACTCCAAGTGCTGGAAGCCCAATATTTACTTTTAGGCTGAGGGTATTGGAACAATGCAGAGGTTATGAGGGCAAACAAGAACCTTTTGCCGCGACGACAGAAGCAGATCTTCTGTCTCGCAAACAGAAACGGTCTAGTTATTGCAAATAGTGGTATATCAGCGTGGTTAATCAAGATTGGCTAGCAACAGAAGACGGAAAGTGGCAAGTCTGCCACAGCGCAGTTCCCGGTGAAGGCCTACATCAGTATCGCCTGTATCGCTTTCTTACCAATGTAGAAGACATCATCGAGCACCACTCCCAAGAGCAGGTTCGTTTAGAAAAGATGCGCCCCTTGGTACGCCAATTACTAACTGAATCCACATGGCTACAGTTCGCCGCTCAGCCGCCCGACCCGAAGGTGGGATGGTCGGTGAACTTTCTCTATGAAGAGCCTCAATTCCCGCTCACGATTCAAATGGTGGCATGGTTACCGGGTCAAAAGTCTCCCATCCATAACCATGCGACTTGGGGTGTTGTTGCGCTCCTTAGTGGTCAAGAAAAAAATCGATTTTGGCGGCGGGCCGCAGACGAAAGCCATCCCGATCGAATTGAGCAGACGGGAGAACTGATTTTGAATCCAGGGGACATTATTAGCTTTATGCCAGATGCTATCCATGCTGTCGAGGCATTGGGAGACGAACCCACCGTTAGTTTCAATATTTATGGAGCACCCAATTACCAAGACCGCTGGAGATTTGATCCGCAAGCCCATACGGCTCAGCAATTTTGATTTGCGCCGCTCTATGCCGATGAAACGCGCTGTCCCTCAAGTCTTTCAGAACCTGCCAGCAAAGCTGAAAAGGCGGATCAACTGGTCATCTTTAGAGGTGCAGTTAACGCTAGGCATAGGTACGCTGTTTGCCTTATCGCTCAGTAGTGTGGCGATCTGGACCTGCTGGAAAATGCAGCGCATTCTCATCGAAAGTCATAAAAAGAATGTCTTCACGGTTGCCAGTCAGGTTACGGAAGACATCACCTTCTACAGCGAGATGCTACCGATGAACAAAAGCCTCCAGAAGGCCATTGACAATCGAGCATCTCGCAATCTTCTGCTCTGGATCGAGAAAGAGGATGCATCTTTAGTGGCTGCTCCTGCCATCACAGGGCCAGCGTGGCAGCGTGTTGGCCACCCCAGCGACCTTGCCCAAACTTTTCAGAAGGGTTCGCTCTTTGATCTCTATCAGGTTCAAGATCGCGAATTAGTTGCCTGTCGCAGTCCTCTGGTGATCGGCACTCAAACGTTAGGCACTCTGTTTGTGGCTCAAGATATTACGCAGGATCAGCGACGCATTAACGACAATATTCAAACGCTGGTGCTAGCGACGAGCCTGGCAATGATACTGTCGCTCTTTGCCATTGCCTACTTTATTCGACGTTCCCTCCAGCCGCTGTTTCAGATGCAAGCCATGACACAGAAGATATCGGCTGAAGACCTAGGACATGCCCAAGTCGTTCTGCCAAAAGCCTCAAGTGAAATTCAATCGTTGGCCAATACCTTCAACATGATGCTGGCTCGTTTATCTGAAGCATGGGCCCAGCAGCATCATATTGGGGAACGACAGCGACAGTTTGCGAGTGATGTTTCTCATGAGCTGAGAACTCCCCTCACTATTGTCAGAGGCTATTTGCAAAGTACGCTGCGCCGCAGCGATAATTTGCTTGACCATCAGCGCGAAGCTCTTGAGGTAGCTGCGGGTGAGGCCGATCACACAATTCAGCTCCTGCAAGACTTACTTAACTTAGCGCGGGCCGATGATGGCTATATGGCCTATGATCTACAAATTCTGATTCTCAACGATGTTGTGACAGGCGTAGTGCAAGTCGCAGAACAGTTCAGCCATCGGACAATTTTGGTGGAGGCGAAGGCGTCGCTGATTCCGATCTATGCAGACGCGAATCGCCTCCACCAAATCTTGGTCAATCTAGTAGAGAATGCCTTGAAGTATTCGGACGAGGCTGAGCCAGTGAGAATCAAGCTAGAGCAAGTCGATAAACAGGCTGTTATTCAGGTTTGCGATCGCGGCCCCGGCATTCCGCTACAGCAGCAATCTCGCATCTTTGATCGTTTTTATCGTTTGGACGAAGCCCGTACTCGTTCGATGGGAGGGACAGGCCTAGGACTATCTATCGTTAAAGTCTTTGTAGAGGGGATGGGGGGACAGGTCACTGTTCGCTCTGAGCTCAACGAAGGCAGCACCTTTACCGTTACATTGCCCATATCTGCAGTATCGCTATGACCGCAAATATTTTATTAGTTGAAGACGAAGTCAAACTGGCCCAGTTTGTGAAACTAGAACTTGCCCAAGAAGGGTACGAAGTGACGGTGGCCAATGATGGGATGACCGGTCTCACTTCGGCTCGAGAACTGCAGCTTGATCTGATTATTCTCGATTGGATGCTGCCTGGTTTCACTGGCATTGAGGTGTGTCGTCGACTGCGAGCGACGGGTGATCAGGTACCGGTGATCTTGTTGACAGCCAAAGATGAGATTAGCGATCGCGTCGAGGGCCTAGACGCGGGCGCAGATGACTATCTAGTCAAACCTTTTAGTATTGAAGAACTACTGGCACGGGTGCGGGCGCATCTGCGGCGCACTCAAGAAGATGACCCAGACGAGCTGCAGTTCTCTGATTTGACTCTTAATCAGCGCACTCGTGAAATCTATCGGGGTGATCGCTCGATTGAGCTAACGGCCAAGGAATTTGATCTGCTGGTGTATTTAATGCGCCATCCTCGGCAGGTGCTGACGCGCGATCGCATCTTAGAAGAGGTCTGGGGCTACGACTTCATGGGCGATTCCAATATCATTGAGGTGTATATCCGCTATCTGCGCCTGAAGTTAGAAGAGAATGATGAAAAGCGCATGATTCAAACGGTGAGGGGTGTGGGATACGTCATGAGAGAGTAGTCCTACGCTATAGGTGGTCGATCTCAAATTATGGGCATTGCTCCAGTCCTTCCCTACGTTCATCGCGTTTTAAGTCCTTTATTTCCGGGATGTTTGTGGAAGGGCAACCCGGAGCGCAAGGAAATTGCGCTGACCTTTGATGATGGGCCTCACCCTAAATATACGCTGCAGTTGCTTGAGGCACTGGCTGAATATCAGGTGACGGCTAGTTTCTTTTGGTTAGGAGTCTGTGTTGAACGTGCGCCGCAGGTAGCGCAGGCGGTTTATGAGCAGGGGCATTGGCTGGGACTGCATGGCTATACGCATCGGTCTTTCCCAAGAATGAAGGGGGAACAGTTACTTCAGGACTTGGGGCGGACTCGGGATGCGATCGCATCTATCTGCAACATCGACCCAAGCACCCTTCGAGATGTCCGGCCGCCCAACGGCGTTTTTACCCCTAGTACGCTATCTCGCCTCAAGTTAGGAGGCTACCGCCCGGTAATGTGGAGCGTTGTCCCGGTTGATTGGGTGTGTCCTGGTGTTGAATTGGTTACCCAGCGTGTTGTTGAGCAAACGCAGAACGGCTCAATTATTGTCCTGCATGATGGACTGTGCGGCGGCCAGGATGTGGCTCAGTCTGTTCGTCAGCTTGTACCTCAGCTTCTCGATCAGGGCTATCGGTTTGTCACCATTGACCATCTCTGGAAACAGCAGAATTACATGAACAGTTCATCACGGTAGTCTCGAGAGCGAGTGATTTTCAAGGCTCTCTGCCATCATCGATGTATAGATCATTTGTGTATACATGATGGTAAGGCTCTAGGCTTTTCACAAGAGGTTGAGTTTTTATAGATGCGATCGCGGATTAAAACTCCGCAACTGCGCCAGTTTTTCGTAACACTCTCGCTCCGCAGCAGAAAGCTCTTTTGGCATCACAAGCTGAATTTTGACAATTTGATCCGTGTGCCCGCCCTTTGCCAGCGGCCAGCCCTTGCCTCTCAGCCTCATCGACTGCCCTGACTTAATACCCGCCGGAACGTTCATCTTGACGCTGCCCCCAGGTGTAGGCACGTCGATACTTGCTCCCAGAGCTGCCTCATCAGGGGTAATGGGAAGCTCACAAGTGAGTCGGTCACCTTCAAATTTAAAGAATGAGTGGGGCTGAAGCTTGACCGTCAGATACAGATCACCGCGCGTCTGGGTCATAGGATTAAGCTGTCCCTTACCCCGTACCCGAATCTTAGTCCCTGGCTTAGCTCCGGCGGGAATCCGTACCGAGATGGTTTCACTGCCACCAATGATTAGCCGCTTTTGCACGCCCTGTAGCGCCTCGTCAAAGCTGAGAGAAATCTCAGCCGTAGCATCGGCGGACATGCTACCGGCATTGCCGAAGCCACCGTCATTAAAACCAAATCCGGCGTCATTAAAGCCAAACCCCGGCGTCGCGGTCGTGGTGCGGTAGCTAGGACCGCCTGTTCCACCAAATCCACCCCCAAAGCGCCCCAGTAGCTCATTGATAAACTCATCAAAGCTGCCGTACTGTCCACCAAAGGGATCGGCCGCAGAGGCACCGCCCGCTTGATTCCAGTACTGACCAAACTGGTCGTACTTTTGGCGCTTACTCGAATCGGATAAAACCTCGTAAGCTTCACTAATCTCTTTGAACTTTGCCTCTGCAGCCTTGTCACCGGGATTCATGTCTGGGTGATATTTACGCGCTAGCTTCCGAAAAGTCCGCTTAATTTCAGACTCATCGGCGGTTTTACTGACGCCCAGAATCTTGTAATAATCTTTGAAATCAGTGGCGGGCATTCTTTAAATCTCCTGGCAATCAATCAGCGCGGGACCATGTCAAGGATGCGGCCTCGCTCCCACAAGCATCAGTCAACCCCATTGTGGACTGAGAAAGCATTAGAGAGGGCAGCCGACACGTTCGCAGGAACCGGCAAAATATCTAATCTCACCGTAGCAAAATCAGAAGAACCACAGGGTTCGGTTTTTGCGACTTTAAGAAGACTGAGCCGTCGCTAATTCCTCAGCTAACAGTTGCTGATAGATGCGGGCTAGTTGAGGCGTCACAGCGTTATCTTCAATACCGTAACCGAGGCTAGTCCAGGTTCCAGAGAGGCGCTTGAGGACTGACTGTAGCTGACCGGCCTCTAAGGCTTGAGGAATATCTAATCCCCATGCTTGCTGATCTTGCAGCCACTTATATACAACCTGATCTTGGTACATGGGTTCAAAGCTGTAGGTTTGCCACAACAGCATTTTGTGGGGCTTGGGGTGATAGGCCTTGGCTTTCTCTGCCCAGGTGGTATTGATGAACTGATAGCGACCAGCAGCAGTGGTGCAGTTGCCAACATTGGGGCCAGCAACGATGGGCAAGCAGCGATCAGGATGTCCGCTCAGGTCTTCGACATGGGTGCCGCCATACAGCAGTGTGTAGGGACTAGGGTCGTTGGCTTCGCTGGCGGAAATGGTGCGCATCAGCGCTCGCAAATGGGGACTGCCACCAGACATGGCAAGCGGCGCAATCTCTCCAGGACGGCTGCTTTGCGGGAGTAACCACTCGGGGTTAGGCCGCGGCCAGATGAAAGCTGTCAGCCCCAATAGCGCCAGAGCAAGGATCGTAGGTCGCCATGGGAAACGCGACTCAATTTTGAGGGTTCGAGGTGGAAGCGTGGGAACCAAGGAGACAGCTCCTGAAGGTGATTTTTGATCTATGACGAGGATTAAATCTCAGAAGTGCCTGAATCAGTCTCAAGAAGTGGAAAATTGTGGACAAAGCTTTAAGATGAGACAGCGCAGATGCAGGGATACTCTCAATGAAACTCTTAGTTGGCAATGATGATGGTATTTTTGCTCCGGGTATTAAGGCGTTGGCAAATGCCCTTGCGATCGCAAATCACGAAGTCATCGTTGTCTGTCCCGATCGAGAGCGCTCCGCCACCGGCCACGGCTTAACCATCCATCAGCCGATTCGCGCCGAACTTATGGATGCGATATTTCTACCTCAAGTCAAAGCTTGGGCCTGTTCTGGAACCCCCTCTGACTGCATTAAGCTCGCCCTGGGTGCGTTGCTAGACAGTCCCCCCGATCTGGTGCTGTCCGGCATCAATCAGGGCGCGAATCTCGGCACCGACGTTCTCTATTCCGGGACGGTCTCTGCCGCAATGGAGGGGGCAATTGAAGGGATCATGAGCGTGGCCCTCAGCTTGACTAGCTTCAAAGTTCAAGATTTTCAGGCTGCCGCTCAATTTGCCTGCGCCCTTGTTGATCATCTGCAGAAGCAGCCCCTCAGCGATCCGATTCTTTTAAACGCAAATATACCCGCCGTTCCTGCCGCAGAGATTGCTGGGGTCACACTTACGCGGCAGGGCATTCGCCGCTATCAGGATCTATTTGAAAAGCGCATCGATCCACGGGGCAAGACCTACTACTGGCTCGCAGGAGAAGTGGTGGAAGATGTTGAAGATTCGGCCGCGGCTCATTCTCCACTGATGACAGATGTACAGGCCAATCGGAAAAACTTGATCAGCATCACGCCTCTGCAGTACAACTTGACGGCTCTATCGCACCTAGAAAAGCTTCCACAGTGGGTGGAGCAAACGATGCCGCAGATTCCTGGTGTTTAAGTGCGTTGATCGCTTCGGCAATCAGGGAATCCTAGAGCTGCAGTTGTTAGTTGCTAAAGTATGGCTGAATTTCCTGAGTCGAACGCAGCGATGGGCTATCTCTGCTTAGCCATCGGTACAGCCCTTACCTTGGTCGCCGGAGGCGTGATTCCGACAGATCCATCCCAGTTTTTTGCGCCACGATGGATGCTAGCGCTTGCGGGTTTGAGCGTTATTGCCTGTGGGGGTAGCTTAATCACCCCAAAAGATAGCGTTCCACAGCTCTGCTGTATTGGTTTTATTTTAGTTAGCTTTGCAATGATGGGGGGCTGGGTTGCCGTGTTCAGTTCCGATGATTCCATTGCTGGGGGCATTCCCTTTATCCCTCGCAGCGTTAATATTTTTTTGGGGAGATGCCTGTTTGGCTTAGGCCCAATTGTCTGCTTAGGAATGCTTTGGAGTTTGGTTAGCGGTTCGCTCAAGCAGCAACAATAACAAGATTGCTCTGGCCCGCAGTCAGTGTCATGCTGCTAGGGATATCTGAGTGAGCAAAGGCTGATGAGCGACTCTAGCAAACCGAATCGATGGGATGCCCTCAGTAATTCTGATTTGCTCCGCTTTCTGTTGTTGGCAGCCTGCGGCTGGGTGCTGGTGCAGTTCATCAACTTTTTTTATGGGGTAATCGCGATGTTTGCCAGCGCTGCGATTCTGGCAGTGCTGCTCAACTATCCGGTGAGTCAGTTGGCGCGATTTTTGCCGAGGTGGGTTGCGATCGCAACAACAGTTGCCTCCAGTATCGCCATCGTTGCCACCTTCGTCACATTTCTGGGCCTAGAGGTAATCAATCAGGGTACAGGTCTAGTCACTACGATTACAGAAACACTTCAAACCAGCGACCTGCCCTTTGAAAACCTGCTTGACAAGTTGAACTTTGAAAATCTGATTAGCGTCCTCACCTCAAGTCTCGGGACAGGTTTAGGCATTGCTGGCGGTATTTTCTCTAATACCTTTACCTTCATTTTTGTCGTGGTGATCTCGGTCTATATGCTGATTGACGGCAGCAAGATCTGGCGAACCTGTCTCATCATTGTTCCAGTGGAGCTACGCGATCGCGTTGACAATACCGTTCAGCGCAGCTTCATCGGCTTCTTTCGCGCCCAAATATTTTTGGTGTTGTTTCTCACCAGCCTCAGCTTTGTGATTTACACCCTTCTCGGGGTCAAATTTGCATTGGTCCTTGCCATCGTTGCTGGCGTTCTAGACGCTATTCCCGGCATTGGTGCAACCCTGGGCGTCTTAATCGTCACCCTCTTAGTCTTTGCCTCCCAGGGATTGACGTTGGCAGCTAAAGTCATTTTTGCCTCTGTGATCCTGCAGCAAATTCAGGACAACCTCATTCACCCCAAGGTGATGAAAGAATCGTTAGACATTAACCCCATTTTGATGTTTTTGTCGCTCTTCATTGGCGAAAAAATCGCAGGTCTTTTGGGCCTCTTTCTCTCCATTCCCTTAGCCGGGATGGCGGTTCGCTGGTTCAAAGATAGCCACGAACAACGACTCCAAGTGCAGGCTGCTGAGCATCACGACACTCAAGAATAACCGCAACCATTTCACCGGGCAAACACAGGCTAGGCTCCCATTAAGTACTGGGCGATGTCTGTAGAGCCTGCTCCATGAGCCGGATATGAATACCTGGGTCGTCGCCTTGAGCTTGGCGTTGAACATATTCGCCACTCGCCTGCAGTTCCCAGGCTTGGCGCGTGTCTGCCAGCATCTGCTGTAGCAGATTATAGAGTCGAGTCACCAGAGCCGGATCTTCGATCGGGACAACAGCCTCTACTCGCCGATCCAAATTTCTAGCCCGCCAATCAGCACTGCCGATTAAAACCGTCGGGTCACCCTGGTTCTCGAAATAGAAGATGCGATCGTGTTCTAAGAACCGCCCAATAATGCTAGTTACCCGAATATTCTCGCTTACCCCTGGTACCCCCGGACGCAGGCTACAGATTCCCCGAATAATCAGGTCAATTTCGACTCCAGCTTGAGAGGCCCGGTAGAGGGCCATAATTATTTTTTTGTCGATCAGGGCGTTCATTTTGGCAATAATGCGGCCCGACTTGCCCGCTTCTTGATGAGCAATCTCTCGTTCAATTAGGGCATAGGTGCGATCTCGCAGGCTCACTGGGGCCACCAACAACTTACGATACTGCTGCTGTCGAGCAAAGCCAGTGAGATAGTTGAACAAGTCTGTCAGATCAGCGCCTAAATCCTCTCGGCAGCTCAGCAGTCCCAAGTCAGTGTACAAGCGCGCCGTTTTAGGATTGTAGTTGCCGGTCCCAATATGCACATAGCGACGAATTCTCTGCTTCTCTCGCCGGACCACTAAAGCAACTTTAGTATGGATTTTTAGGCCCACAATCCCATAGACCACGTGCACGCCAACTTTCTCTAGTTTTCGTGCCCATTGAATATTGTTTTCTTCATCAAATCGAGCCTTTAGCTCAACCAAAACTATCACCTGCTTACCGTTTTCAGCAGCGGCAATCAGGCTACTAACAATCGGCGAACCCACCATTGCTGCATCGCCATCAGTACGATATAGAGTCATTTTGATGGTCAGAACATCTGGGTCGTGAGCTGCCTGAGTAATGAAGCGCAAAACCGTCGCCGAGAAAGATTCGTAGGGATGATGAACCAATAAGTCCCGCTCTTGGACCACTGAGAAGATATCGGCCTGATCATCTTCCATGGGCTTATCGAACTTATCAAGTTGCTGGAGAGGCTTCGGTACCGTTGGCACCCAAGATGCCTGTTGAAATTGTGGGAAGGGAAGGCTGGCAATCCCCATCAAATTATGGAGACCGATCGGTCCTTCAACGGCGTAAACATCGCTCTCGCACAGGCCCAGTTCCTGCATCAACTTTTGGCGCATGAAGTCCGGCGTACCGTCCTGGATCTCCACTCGGACCACAGAGCCAAATCGTCGCTTCCGTAGCTCTTGTTCGATCGCTTCTAAGAGATCGTCAGCCTCGTCTTCTTCTAGATCTAGATCAGCATTTCGGGTAATTCGGAAGGGATAGCAGGCTTCTATGACCATGCCCGAAAATAAAGACTGCAGGTTGTGGGCGATCACCTGCTCAATCGTTACTCCCACCCACTCGCAGCCATTTTCACTCAGTCCCGGCATAGAGATAAACCGAGGCAACATATTCGGAACCTTCACCCGCGCAAAGTGGGATTCTCCCATATGTTCATCTTTAACAATCACCGCCAAGCTAAGGCTGAGATTGGAGATATAGGGAAACGGATGCCCTGGATCGACCGCAAGAGGAGTCAGAACGGGGAAAATCTGCTCTAGAAAATACTGCTCTAGATAGGTTACTTGTCGTTCGCTCAGGTCAGAATAGTTAACCAAGCAAATCCCAATTTCAGCCAGTTGGGGAATCAGATCTTGATTAAAGTAGCGATGCTGTCGCGCCACCTCTGGCTCAAGTTGGTCACGGATCGCATCAAGCTG
It contains:
- the upp gene encoding uracil phosphoribosyltransferase codes for the protein MSMQLRVYVPPHPLVKHWLAMARDKNTPGILFRTAMTELGRWLTYEAMRDWLPVIETSVETPLGPAAATIINPETPIAVVPILRAGLTLLDGAQQVLPRAATYHYGLARNEETLQPYCYLNKLPATFAPETRILISEPMLATGGAIMATMQELTQRQANPELVRIISVVAAPPALQQLGQTYPGLQIYTATIDEALNDQGFIVPGLGDAGDRAFET
- a CDS encoding YggT family protein yields the protein MDPITLIITSLATFVQIYLYLLIARVLLSWFPNINWMNPPFSILSQLTDPYLNIFRSIIPPLGGIDLSPILGFLLLQVLQGALVRIPYMI
- a CDS encoding cysteine dioxygenase family protein, which gives rise to MVNQDWLATEDGKWQVCHSAVPGEGLHQYRLYRFLTNVEDIIEHHSQEQVRLEKMRPLVRQLLTESTWLQFAAQPPDPKVGWSVNFLYEEPQFPLTIQMVAWLPGQKSPIHNHATWGVVALLSGQEKNRFWRRAADESHPDRIEQTGELILNPGDIISFMPDAIHAVEALGDEPTVSFNIYGAPNYQDRWRFDPQAHTAQQF
- a CDS encoding sensor histidine kinase — encoded protein: MPMKRAVPQVFQNLPAKLKRRINWSSLEVQLTLGIGTLFALSLSSVAIWTCWKMQRILIESHKKNVFTVASQVTEDITFYSEMLPMNKSLQKAIDNRASRNLLLWIEKEDASLVAAPAITGPAWQRVGHPSDLAQTFQKGSLFDLYQVQDRELVACRSPLVIGTQTLGTLFVAQDITQDQRRINDNIQTLVLATSLAMILSLFAIAYFIRRSLQPLFQMQAMTQKISAEDLGHAQVVLPKASSEIQSLANTFNMMLARLSEAWAQQHHIGERQRQFASDVSHELRTPLTIVRGYLQSTLRRSDNLLDHQREALEVAAGEADHTIQLLQDLLNLARADDGYMAYDLQILILNDVVTGVVQVAEQFSHRTILVEAKASLIPIYADANRLHQILVNLVENALKYSDEAEPVRIKLEQVDKQAVIQVCDRGPGIPLQQQSRIFDRFYRLDEARTRSMGGTGLGLSIVKVFVEGMGGQVTVRSELNEGSTFTVTLPISAVSL
- a CDS encoding response regulator transcription factor; the encoded protein is MTANILLVEDEVKLAQFVKLELAQEGYEVTVANDGMTGLTSARELQLDLIILDWMLPGFTGIEVCRRLRATGDQVPVILLTAKDEISDRVEGLDAGADDYLVKPFSIEELLARVRAHLRRTQEDDPDELQFSDLTLNQRTREIYRGDRSIELTAKEFDLLVYLMRHPRQVLTRDRILEEVWGYDFMGDSNIIEVYIRYLRLKLEENDEKRMIQTVRGVGYVMRE
- a CDS encoding polysaccharide deacetylase family protein — encoded protein: MGIAPVLPYVHRVLSPLFPGCLWKGNPERKEIALTFDDGPHPKYTLQLLEALAEYQVTASFFWLGVCVERAPQVAQAVYEQGHWLGLHGYTHRSFPRMKGEQLLQDLGRTRDAIASICNIDPSTLRDVRPPNGVFTPSTLSRLKLGGYRPVMWSVVPVDWVCPGVELVTQRVVEQTQNGSIIVLHDGLCGGQDVAQSVRQLVPQLLDQGYRFVTIDHLWKQQNYMNSSSR
- a CDS encoding DnaJ C-terminal domain-containing protein — protein: MPATDFKDYYKILGVSKTADESEIKRTFRKLARKYHPDMNPGDKAAEAKFKEISEAYEVLSDSSKRQKYDQFGQYWNQAGGASAADPFGGQYGSFDEFINELLGRFGGGFGGTGGPSYRTTTATPGFGFNDAGFGFNDGGFGNAGSMSADATAEISLSFDEALQGVQKRLIIGGSETISVRIPAGAKPGTKIRVRGKGQLNPMTQTRGDLYLTVKLQPHSFFKFEGDRLTCELPITPDEAALGASIDVPTPGGSVKMNVPAGIKSGQSMRLRGKGWPLAKGGHTDQIVKIQLVMPKELSAAERECYEKLAQLRSFNPRSHL
- a CDS encoding glycoside hydrolase family 24 protein yields the protein MVPTLPPRTLKIESRFPWRPTILALALLGLTAFIWPRPNPEWLLPQSSRPGEIAPLAMSGGSPHLRALMRTISASEANDPSPYTLLYGGTHVEDLSGHPDRCLPIVAGPNVGNCTTAAGRYQFINTTWAEKAKAYHPKPHKMLLWQTYSFEPMYQDQVVYKWLQDQQAWGLDIPQALEAGQLQSVLKRLSGTWTSLGYGIEDNAVTPQLARIYQQLLAEELATAQSS
- the surE gene encoding 5'/3'-nucleotidase SurE; the encoded protein is MKLLVGNDDGIFAPGIKALANALAIANHEVIVVCPDRERSATGHGLTIHQPIRAELMDAIFLPQVKAWACSGTPSDCIKLALGALLDSPPDLVLSGINQGANLGTDVLYSGTVSAAMEGAIEGIMSVALSLTSFKVQDFQAAAQFACALVDHLQKQPLSDPILLNANIPAVPAAEIAGVTLTRQGIRRYQDLFEKRIDPRGKTYYWLAGEVVEDVEDSAAAHSPLMTDVQANRKNLISITPLQYNLTALSHLEKLPQWVEQTMPQIPGV